From the Montipora capricornis isolate CH-2021 chromosome 2, ASM3666992v2, whole genome shotgun sequence genome, one window contains:
- the LOC138038347 gene encoding uncharacterized protein isoform X2 — MIRNLLFSNTRRIVHVMSAKAQSKKPLRVATFNVLAPCYNWIRYRIVKLKRTGFKMDGLAILVDRSINIMAVSPIHFNDVNRRVALLVHLLLPEDGEVILMTTHLTYCSNYIDQYLRMSQIKKVKNEIESYQKKNNLEHVPVLLAGDFNGCPEDAVYNHVIESGFMSSYKTVHNREPGVTHRVYNGEEILVDYIFYRTSSPSSLVPRQSMVLPAEYSDKEWPKEFTLSDHRMIMTEFELHSQDSNQQT; from the exons ATGATTcgaaatttgttattttcaaacacCCGTCGAATTGTTCACGTTATGAGCGCCAAAGCACAGAGCAAAAAGCCACTTCGTGTCGCCACGTTCAACGTTCTAGCTCCGTGCTACAACTGGATAAG GTACCGAATAGTAAAGCTAAAGagaacaggttttaaaatggaTGGCTTGGCCATTTTGGTTGATCGCTCTATCAA CATCATGGCTGTGAGTCCCATACACTTCAATGACGTGAATCGCCGAGTGGCATTACTGGTCCACCTTCTTTTACCAGAAGATGGAGAG GTAATCCTCATGACAACTCATTTAACCTATTGTTCAAATTACATTGATCAATATCTTCGTATG tCGCAGATAAAGAAAGTAAAAAACGAGATTGAATCTTACCAGAAAAA AAATAATTTAGAGCATGTTCCAGTGTTGTTAGCCGGGGATTTTAATGGCTGCCCAGAAGATGCTGTTTATAATCATGTTATAGAAAGTGGCTTTATGTCCTCGTACAAAACTGTCCACAACAGGGAGCCAGGTGTGACGCATAGAGTGTATAACGGCGAAGAGATTCTTGTAGATTATATTTTTTATAG AACTTCGTCTCCTAGCTCCCTCGTTCCAAGACAATCCATGGTATTGCCTGCAGAATACAGTGATAAA gaaTGGCCAAAAGAATTTACTTTATCAGACCACAGAATGATCATGACAGAATTTGAGCTCCATTCACAAGATTCCAATCAACAGACGTGA
- the LOC138038335 gene encoding scavenger receptor cysteine-rich type 1 protein M160-like, giving the protein MLVVFGYKILWLFLVNLAFVTDRVESASLCPSGTFSSATHHCVPDCGPGNYGNTRSGNCQQCSTKCRTCFNGPTNFNCSSCKELLFLKGSSCVKLCGDELTKGPPVTRLRLVSSSSHFEGRVEVNHDGVWGTICDDSWDINDAQVVCRELLLGDAGEAVSYGILGRGSELQPIWLSMLKCNGNETQLENCLHNGWGNHSCSHDEDAGVRCTGPDTTQECVTECGHGYYRKPGKKQCGACASSCLTCEDSPKTCTSCDSSKYRKGKSCVTTCGLGFYGDTSDRQCKPCDRGCRTCADGTSSMTCTSCADDQYLNGSECIFSCAPRQVGQRRSIRLSGKSSNESGGRLEVFVSGAWRTVCDTEFDFREASVACRQLGFSGTVGAVKRSVFGAGTGHIWSGDLNCSGREANLFDCPGPVGPAQRICNHNSDVGVICSGPGPSTVQTNRCLKRCLPGWFKNDIDVCDLCATYCAACLGKSYRCTKCKAPRFLVNNTCVDKCADGEYGHLPSRECRKCSTEECITCANGNDGNNCTTCKPPKALKKGSCEKTCAPDLYEKNGVCVQNCGVPFYKFSKNFTCLRCPVDCLQCEFDNEQGAAKCTICTPPRVFDNGVCVGNCSGSTVAVPHKNGTIGSPSMLRLTNGSDYLEGVLEVYHGGVWGTVCDDGWDSRESTVVCRELGLGDVDTDAPLGHIKKSSTGKQWLDDVVCVGTEKKLSECEHLPWGVTNCKQDESTVLRCKGPGIRDCRNNCPSGFFVKEKECMVCDISCSTCSGTPNNCNSCANGYFKKNSTCVDDCGFGFYLDGSCKACNSTCETCEGTADNCKSCKFPWFKKGSSCVTSCSPDYNPSSKPLVRIVPNGVGQTSFEGRVEVFHAGRYGTVCDDMWDIKDANVVCNMLGMGNATAAMSRAAYGPGADNMPIWMDDVNCLGNETSLVSCPFRGWGRENCGHSEDAGVKCSKPGSVLECMSTCNTSSGYFLDVSYGSKACGECSLNCKTCVGNSENCTSCPKDMFLNKTQSGNTTFNCASYCLDGFFADAKQCVKCDSKCFNCKGSKDNCTACDANKRLYKSDCVYKCPDDAMILQGVDGIRLVGANSTTEGRVEILHEGSWGTVCDDYFDILEAHVICRQLKLGKALEARSRAKYGEGTGKIWIDDLKCTGTEKRLQDCPMHTGGIGKHNCRHSEDAGVKCSGPDMSLKCVTSCGDGFFEGQKNKCERCALKCKTCRDKADSCTSCNFPYFKSSMDCVTKCPAGFFGHTKDQLCRPCDKACRTCSNGEIGNKCQSCPSGLFLSGLACVPDCGNLRPVSSLLPSKPTNRVVRLVDGGNSNQGRVEVFYDGLWGTVCDDGWDLTDADVVCKELGFGSAKEAAHTSKFGKGSGIIWLDNVNCVGFESSLTYCLHAGWGEGNCDPDHLEDAGVVCDNTTVRDLSNNFCREVNDGSCEDNQLCDRHAEVTCVDLDLYNQNGKETSVCMQCPDGYTGNGRQCRMVASSPPVFDKIPVKSKTVKFQDAISLRCSSRPPVIYPSVWDWKKDGQPLSVEDIKSKRITSSGGTLVVRFAVAEDSGNYTCALVNSAGSVESGGTEVVVQVSPQIPKVISADVGWFHTATLTCLVSSFPPSNITWRFKGQELNDNNKYNFANEGKTLQVENVQWADAGDYECEAMNELGGAVAYAALTVGLTVRFTVEPSSQTLNKWDNAKLSCAVEAFPAAALAWKKNGELVTNDSRHLITTSVSKGTLDKDGVLLTDHIGPFNTTTELTIQKFDRPDMGEYQCIAWNQGSAQASTPLLMVMRGPPIINVSPSNKRVLSGANVSFLCLGYGSPPPELVWKKNGEVLKETNRIKIHANATFQLQIFTVGVEDAGTYECIYKNPLGEDSRSVLVTVDGQVGRGFKIATTHQAGHGLSKGAVIGIVLGVIILIVLAVAVVVYKRRQISYHRGEKLMAGSSRFSNLKSRFGKTAEIPYREDVD; this is encoded by the exons ATGTTGGTGGTCTTTGGATATAAAATTCTATGGCTTTTCCTTGTGAATCTGGCTTTCGTAACCGATCGAG TTGAGAGCGCATCGTTATGTCCCAGTGGAACGTTCAGCTCTGCCACCCATCACTGTGTACCCGACTGTGGCCCTGGTAACTATGGAAACACGCGATCCGGAAACTGCCAGCAATGTTCCACCAAATGCAGGACTTGTTTCAATGGACCAACAAATTTCAACTGTTCAAGCTGCAAGGAGCTACTTTTTCTAAAAG GATCATCGTGTGTTAAATTATGTGGAGATGAACTAACAAAAGGCCCTCCAGTCACGCGATTGAGGCTGGTGAGCAGCAGCAGTCACTTTGAGGGTCGTGTTGAAGTTAACCACGACGGAGTCTGGGGAACAATCTGCGACGATTCCTGGGACATCAACGATGCCCAAGTTGTATGCCGGGAGCTTTTACTTGGTGATGCTGGAGAGGCAGTGAGTTACGGAATTCTGGGAAGAGGATCAGAATTACAGCCTATCTGGCTATCTATG TTGAAATGCAATGGAAACGAGACGCAGTTGGAAAATTGTCTTCACAATGGTTGGGGTAACCATTCTTGTAGTCATGACGAAGACGCTGGTGTGCGATGTACTGGCCCGGATACAACACAAGAGTGCGTTACCGAGTGTGGACACGGTTATTACCGAAAGCCAGGAAAGAAACAATGTGGCGCATGCGCATCAAGCTGTCTCACGTGCGAGGACTCTCCCAAAACCTGCACGAGTTGCGATTCATCCAAGTATCGTAAAG GCAAAAGTTGCGTGACAACGTGCGGCCTTGGTTTCTATGGTGACACTTCTGATCGGCAGTGCAAACCGTGTGATCGCGGATGTCGGACATGTGCAGATGGAACATCATCCATGACATGTACAAGCTGCGCAGATGATCAATACTTAAATGGAAGCGAGTGCATTTTTAGCTGCGCTCCTAGGCAAGTTGGGCAAAGAAGGAGTATTCGCCTCTCGGGGAAAAGTTCTAACGAGTCAGGAGGCCGATTAGAAGTTTTTGTTAGTGGCGCCTGGAGAACCGTCTGCGATACAGAGTTTGATTTTCGAGAAGCTAGCGTTGCATGTCGGCAGTTGGGCTTTAGTGGAACTGTAGGTGCGGTAAAAAGAAGTGTTTTTGGAGCTGGAACTGGACACATATGGTCTGGTGATTTAAATTGCAGTGGCCGTGAAGCAAACTTGTTCGATTGTCCAGGACCAGTAGGTCCTGCTCAAAGGATATGTAATCATAACAGCGATGTTGGAGTTATTTGTAGCGGGCCTGGACCTAGTACAGTCCAGACAAACCGTTGCTTGAAGCGTTGCTTGCCGGGATGGTTTAAAAATGACATTGATGTTTGTGATTTGTGTGCAACGTACTGCGCTGCATGCTTAGGGAAAAGTTACCGATGCACTAAGTGCAAGGCACCGAGGTTTTTAGTAAATAACACTTGCGTCGACAAATGCGCAGATGGCGAATATGGGCATTTACCCAGCAGGGAATGCCGGAAGTGCAGTACCGAAGAGTGTATAACATGCGCAAACGGAAACGACGGGAACAACTGTACCACATGCAAGCCACCCAAAGCGCTGAAAAAAGGAAGCTGTGAAAAAACGTGCGCTCCTGACCTGTATGAAAAAAACGGAGTGTGCGTTCAGAATTGCGGAGTTCCGTTTTacaagttttcaaaaaatttcactTGTCTCCGCTGCCCCGTGGACTGCCTACAGTGTGAGTTTGATAATGAACAGGGTGCCGCGAAATGCACTATATGCACTCCTCCGCGTGTTTTTGACAACGGCGTGTGCGTTGGTAATTGTTCAGGTTCAACGGTTGCTGTGCCTCATAAAAACGGGACAATTGGATCCCCATCCATGTTACGTCTCACCAACGGATCAGATTATCTAGAAGGGGTGTTGGAGGTTTATCACGGTGGTGTCTGGGGTACGGTGTGTGACGATGGGTGGGACTCCAGGGAGAGCACGGTTGTGTGCAGGGAACTTGGTTTGGGGGATGTAGACACTGACGCCCCCCTCGGGCACATCAAAAAGTCTTCAACAGGTAAACAGTGGCTTGACGACGTTGTCTGTGTGGGGACTGAGAAAAAATTGAGCGAATGCGAGCACCTACCCTGGGGGGTAACAAATTGTAAACAGGACGAAAGCACCGTTCTTCGGTGCAAGGGGCCAGGAATTCGTGATTGTAGAAACAACTGTCCGTCTGgtttttttgtgaaagaaaaagaatgtaTGGTTTGTGACATCTCTTGCAGCACATGTAGTGGTACACCCAATAACTGCAACAGTTGTGCCAATggttattttaaaaagaacagCACTTGTGTCGATGACTGTGGTTTTGGATTTTATCTTGATGGCTCTTGCAAGGCATGTAACTCGACTTGTGAAACTTGCGAAGGGACCGCGGATAATTGCAAGTCGTGTAAGTTTCCCTGGTTCAAGAAAGGCTCTAGCTGTGTGACAAGCTGTTCTCCTGATTATAATCCATCTTCCAAGCCACTTGTGCGGATTGTCCCTAATGGAGTAGGACAGACATCCTTCGAAGGCCGCGTTGAG GTTTTTCACGCGGGCCGTTATGGTACAGTTTGTGATGACATGTGGGATATCAAAGATGCCAATGTAGTGTGCAATATGTTGGGAATGGGAAATGCAACGGCTGCTATGTCGCGCGCAGCTTACGGTCCCGGGGCGGATAATATGCCAATATGGATGGATGACGTTAATTGTCTTG GAAATGAAACCTCACTTGTGAGTTGTCCCTTCCGTGGGTGGGGCAGAGAAAACTGTGGTCACAGTGAAGACGCGGGAGTCAAGTGCTCCAAGCCTGGAAGCGTTTTGGAATGCATGTCGACTTGTAATACAAGCAGTGGATACTTTTTAGACGTGTCATATGGTTCCAAAGCCTGCGGTGAATGCAGTTTGAACTGCAAAACCTGCGTAGGAAACTCTGAAAACTGTACTTCTTGTCCAAAAGATATGTTTCTTAACAAAACACAAAGCGGAAACACGACTTTCAACTGCGCTTCGTATTGCTTGGATGGCTTCTTTGCTGATGCAAAGCAGTGCGTTAAATGCGACAGCAAATGCTTCAATTGCAAAGGAAGCAAGGACAACTGCACCGCATGTGATGCAAATAAACGCCTTTACAAATCAGACTGCGTTTATAAATGCCCTGACGATGCCATGATTTTACAGGGAGTTGACGGCATTCGTTTGGTTGGCGCAAATTCAACAACCGAGGGAAGAGTGGAGATACTTCATGAAGGTTCTTGGGGAACAGTTTGTGACGATTACTTTGATATATTAGAGGCTCATGTTATTTGCAGACAGTTAAAACTTGGAAAAGCCCTGGAGGCTCGCTCTAGGGCTAAATATGGAGAGGGGACTGGAAAAATATGGATTGACGATCTTAAATGCACAGGAACGGAAAAAAGGCTCCAAGACTGTCCTATGCATACAG GTGGGATCGGAAAGCACAACTGCAGGCATTCAGAGGACGCAGGAGTGAAGTGTTCAGGTCCAGATATGTCTCTGAAATGCGTTACTTCGTGTGGTGACGGTTTCTTTGAGGGTCAAAAGAATAAATGCGAACGATGTGCATTGAAGTGCAAAACTTGCAGAGACAAGGCTGATTCATGTACAAGTTGTAACTTTCCTTACTTCAAGTCAAGCATGGATTGCGTGACCAAGTGTCCAGCTGGTTTCTTTGGACATACAAAAGACCAGTTATGCAGGCCTTGTGACAAAGCGTGCAGAACATGCTCCAATGGTGAAATTGGAAACAAGTGTCAGTCTTGTCCAAGTGGACTATTCCTTA GTGGCTTAGCTTGTGTTCCGGATTGCGGAAACCTGCGCCCTGTGTCATCACTGTTACCTTCAAAGCCTACAAATCGCGTAGTACGATTGGTTGACGGAGGAAATAGCAATCAGGGGCGTGTAGAGGTCTTTTATGATGGCTTATGGGGCACAGTGTGTGATGATGGATGGGATTTGACCGACGCAGATGTGGTTTGTAAAGAACTTGGATTTGGAAGTGCAAAGGAGGCCGCGCACACTTCAAAGTTCGGTAAAG GGAGTGGAATCATATGGTTGGACAATGTTAATTGCGTAGGATTCGAGTCTTCACTGACCTACTGCCTCCATGCTGGTTGGGGAGAAGGGAATTGTGATCCAGACCATCTTGAAGATGCTGGGGTCGTGTGTGATAACACAACTGTTAGAGATCTGAGTAATAACTTTTGCCGAGAGGTCAACGATGGATCCTGTGAAGATAATCAG TTGTGTGACCGTCACGCTGAAGTCACGTGTGTCGATTTGGACCTCTATAACCAGAACGGAAAAGAGACGTCTGTGTGTATGCAATGCCCAGATGGGTATACAGGAAACGGAAGGCAATGTAGAA TGGTCGCATCTAGTCCGCCTGTCTTCgacaaaattccagttaaaagcAAAACTGTTAAGTTTCAAGACGCGATCAGTTTGCGGTGCTCTTCCAGGCCTCCGGTGATATACCCGTCGGTGTGGGACTGGAAAAAAGATGGTCAACCACTCTCTGTTGAAGATATCAAATCCAAGAGGATCACCTCTTCGGGGGGAACATTGGTTGTGCGATTTGCTGTTGCTGAAGATAGTGGGAACTACACATGCGCGTTAGTGAACAGCGCCGGCTCGGTTGAGAGTGGCGGCACAGAAGTTGTCGTCCAAG TCTCGCCGCAAATACCTAAAGTAATCTCAGCGGATGTCGGTTGGTTCCACACAGCCACCCTTACTTGTCTAGTGTCTAGCTTTCCACCGTCTAATATAACTTGGCGATTTAAGGGACAGGAACTGAACGACAACAATAAATATAACTTCGCCAACGAAGGGAAAACTTTGCAAGTTGAAAATGTGCAGTGGGCGGATGCTGGCGACTACGAGTGCGAAGCTATGAATGAGTTGGGCGGAGCAGTTGCTTATGCCGCACTAACTGTAGGAT TGACAGTTCGATTTACAGTGGAACCTTCATCACAAACCTTGAACAAATGGGACAATGCTAAACTTTCTTGCGCTGTTGAAGCATTTCCAGCCGCCGCCCTAGCGTGGAAGAAGAATGGTGAATTGGTGACAAATGACAGTCGTCACTTAATCACAACATCAGTCTCCAAAGGCACACTGGATAAAGATGGTGTACTGTTGACTGACCACATTGGTCCATTTAACACAACAACGGAGTTGACAATACAAAAGTTTGATAGACCAGACATGGGAGAATACCAATGTATAGCATGGAACCAAGGCAGCGCTCAAGCTTCAACTCCTTTGCTTATGGTGATGAGAG GTCCGCCCATAATAAACGTATCTCCCTCCAACAAGCGCGTTCTTTCTGGAGCGAACGTGTCCTTTCTTTGTCTTGGGTACGGTTCGCCCCCTCCGGAACTTGTTTGGAAGAAAAATGGAGAGGTCCTCAAGGAGACTAACAGGATAAAAATCCATGCGAACGCTACGTTTCAGCTTCAGATTTTTACGGTCGGTGTTGAGGATGCAGGTACCTATGAATGCATTTACAAGAACCCCCTTGGCGAAGATTCGCGATCAGTCTTGGTGACTGTAGATGGACAAGTGGGAAGAG
- the LOC138038347 gene encoding uncharacterized protein isoform X1, translating to MIRNLLFSNTRRIVHVMSAKAQSKKPLRVATFNVLAPCYNWISGWWGRSESSKPDLYLPRFHAIIELITSQKPCIDVVCLQEFWFHDDVMDLFDSQLDKKYRIVKLKRTGFKMDGLAILVDRSINIMAVSPIHFNDVNRRVALLVHLLLPEDGEVILMTTHLTYCSNYIDQYLRMSQIKKVKNEIESYQKKNNLEHVPVLLAGDFNGCPEDAVYNHVIESGFMSSYKTVHNREPGVTHRVYNGEEILVDYIFYRTSSPSSLVPRQSMVLPAEYSDKEWPKEFTLSDHRMIMTEFELHSQDSNQQT from the exons ATGATTcgaaatttgttattttcaaacacCCGTCGAATTGTTCACGTTATGAGCGCCAAAGCACAGAGCAAAAAGCCACTTCGTGTCGCCACGTTCAACGTTCTAGCTCCGTGCTACAACTGGATAAG TGGATGGTGGGGCAGAAGCGAAAGCTCTAAGCCGGATCTCTACTTACCAAGATTCcatgccattattgagcttataaCCAGTCAGAAACCATGTATAGATGTCGTTTGTTTGCAAGAGTTTTGGTTCCATGACGATGTCATGGATCTTTTTGATTCGCAGCTAgataaaaa GTACCGAATAGTAAAGCTAAAGagaacaggttttaaaatggaTGGCTTGGCCATTTTGGTTGATCGCTCTATCAA CATCATGGCTGTGAGTCCCATACACTTCAATGACGTGAATCGCCGAGTGGCATTACTGGTCCACCTTCTTTTACCAGAAGATGGAGAG GTAATCCTCATGACAACTCATTTAACCTATTGTTCAAATTACATTGATCAATATCTTCGTATG tCGCAGATAAAGAAAGTAAAAAACGAGATTGAATCTTACCAGAAAAA AAATAATTTAGAGCATGTTCCAGTGTTGTTAGCCGGGGATTTTAATGGCTGCCCAGAAGATGCTGTTTATAATCATGTTATAGAAAGTGGCTTTATGTCCTCGTACAAAACTGTCCACAACAGGGAGCCAGGTGTGACGCATAGAGTGTATAACGGCGAAGAGATTCTTGTAGATTATATTTTTTATAG AACTTCGTCTCCTAGCTCCCTCGTTCCAAGACAATCCATGGTATTGCCTGCAGAATACAGTGATAAA gaaTGGCCAAAAGAATTTACTTTATCAGACCACAGAATGATCATGACAGAATTTGAGCTCCATTCACAAGATTCCAATCAACAGACGTGA